The Pseudodesulfovibrio cashew genomic sequence GCACAACGTGCTGCGTGCCACCATTGCCGGTCTCGAATCCCTGCGGAGTGCCGAGGAAGTTTCCGCCCTGCGCGGCGTCTCGGTTTCCACCCCGCGGAAGTAAAGGAGAGCGCCCGTGTTGAAAGTGAAACAGATCAAGAGCAAGATCACGTGCAAGCCCAACCAGGTCAAAGTCCTGGAATCTCTGGGCCTGCGCCGCATCGGTCAGGTCAAGGAGCACGACGACAACAGC encodes the following:
- the rpmD gene encoding 50S ribosomal protein L30 is translated as MLKVKQIKSKITCKPNQVKVLESLGLRRIGQVKEHDDNSVIRGMIYKVRHLVEVTES